One window from the genome of Pseudonocardia hierapolitana encodes:
- a CDS encoding sugar ABC transporter ATP-binding protein, whose amino-acid sequence MSTVELHDVRHAFGGNPVLRGVSIGWDAGEVLALMGANGAGKSTLIKVLAGVHPLQHGTISVAGTPLVTADGPLAARRLGIETVHQRIDEGVVPGLSVAENLLFEQIAQGELPPLGSLRRLLPAAREVAAGLGLDWSDAVLRRDVHELGIADQQLVLLARALSRRPRLLVLDEPTSALSAAETDRLFGVVDDLRRGGVAVLYVSHRIGEIDRLADRIAVLRDGSIRSEQARPFDWPAAVRDMLGERGAAELAEPNDRRGDEVVLELSGVRLFDRSAPFDLAVRGGEVTGVVGLLGAGKSELALGIFGAQPFPEGTMLLRGRPFAPGSPADAVAREVFLVPEDRAAQAMLPGWSIARTASLPFLRVLSPRGVVQRGRERADGRAVVEQFDVVASSADQRVDALSGGNQQKVVVGRWLRGQPQVMVLDEPFRGIDIGARHDLSRRVRELAAGGSAALVLAADVDEVLEVADRVVVLVDGVPRLDARTAEVTRDRIVAQMAALHEDEVA is encoded by the coding sequence ATGAGCACGGTCGAGCTGCACGATGTGCGGCACGCGTTCGGCGGCAACCCGGTGCTGCGCGGGGTCAGCATCGGGTGGGACGCCGGCGAGGTGCTCGCGCTGATGGGCGCCAACGGCGCCGGCAAGTCCACGCTGATCAAGGTGCTGGCCGGGGTGCATCCGCTCCAGCACGGGACGATCAGCGTGGCCGGCACGCCGCTCGTGACCGCCGACGGGCCGCTGGCCGCGCGGCGTCTCGGGATCGAGACCGTGCACCAGCGCATCGACGAGGGCGTGGTGCCGGGGCTGTCGGTGGCGGAGAACCTGCTGTTCGAACAGATCGCGCAGGGCGAGCTTCCGCCCCTCGGGTCGCTGCGGCGCCTGCTGCCGGCGGCCCGGGAGGTCGCGGCCGGGCTCGGGCTCGACTGGAGCGACGCGGTGCTGCGCCGCGACGTGCACGAGCTGGGCATCGCCGACCAGCAGCTCGTGCTGCTGGCCAGGGCGCTCTCGCGCCGGCCGCGGCTGCTCGTGCTCGACGAGCCGACCTCGGCGCTGTCGGCCGCGGAGACCGACCGGCTCTTCGGCGTCGTCGACGACCTGCGCCGCGGCGGCGTCGCCGTGCTCTACGTGTCCCACCGCATCGGCGAGATCGACCGGCTCGCCGACCGGATCGCCGTGCTGCGGGACGGGAGCATCCGCTCCGAGCAGGCGCGCCCGTTCGACTGGCCGGCCGCCGTGCGCGACATGCTCGGCGAGCGCGGGGCCGCCGAACTCGCCGAGCCGAACGACCGCCGCGGCGACGAGGTGGTGCTCGAGCTGAGCGGGGTGCGGTTGTTCGACCGCAGCGCGCCGTTCGACCTCGCGGTGCGCGGCGGCGAGGTCACCGGGGTGGTCGGGCTGCTCGGGGCCGGCAAGAGCGAGCTCGCGCTCGGGATCTTCGGTGCGCAGCCGTTCCCGGAGGGCACGATGCTGCTGCGCGGGCGGCCCTTCGCCCCCGGCTCCCCCGCGGACGCCGTCGCCCGCGAGGTCTTCCTGGTGCCCGAGGACCGCGCGGCGCAGGCGATGCTGCCCGGCTGGTCGATCGCTCGCACCGCCTCGCTGCCGTTCCTGCGCGTGCTCTCGCCGCGCGGCGTCGTGCAGCGCGGGCGGGAGCGCGCCGACGGCCGGGCCGTCGTCGAGCAGTTCGACGTGGTGGCGTCGTCGGCCGACCAGCGGGTGGACGCCCTGTCGGGCGGCAACCAGCAGAAGGTCGTGGTGGGGCGGTGGCTGCGCGGGCAGCCGCAGGTGATGGTGCTCGACGAGCCGTTCCGCGGCATCGACATCGGCGCCCGCCACGACCTGTCCCGGCGGGTGCGCGAGCTGGCCGCCGGGGGGTCGGCCGCGCTCGTGCTCGCCGCGGACGTCGACGAGGTGCTCGAGGTGGCCGACCGGGTGGTCGTCCTGGTCGACGGCGTGCCCCGGCTGGACGCCCGCACCGCCGAGGTGACCCGGGACCGGATCGTCGCGCAGATGGCGGCGCTCCACGAGGATGAGGTGGCCTGA
- a CDS encoding ABC transporter permease: MVLPKTETVRGATGAAAPPEPRPGVRELAVRYGFIAITVVLFVFFAATEESFRQPSTLFSMLKFASVVAVVGLGVTLTMVVGGLDLSVGAVAGMSVTISAMTMVIYAQVGGIAIALVLLAGALIGAVNALLIVVLRIPDLLATLASMFVVMGLKLVPVDGQSVSSGMVLRDGSVAPGRFTPDFLAIDRAFVGPVPLPVLIVGVLAVATWFFLTRTRWGRLMYAVGANPEASRLAGVRVGRYRALAYVLSGVFAAIGGLILSSRIGQGDISAGNSLLLDAVAVALVGTSVLGLGRPNAWGTILGAVLVGILITGLTITGFPYYGQDIVKGIVLLLALLFSFTLSRRRSRYAPAAVI, translated from the coding sequence GTGGTTCTGCCGAAGACCGAGACGGTGCGGGGAGCGACCGGGGCGGCAGCGCCGCCCGAGCCCCGGCCGGGCGTGCGCGAGCTCGCCGTCCGCTACGGCTTCATCGCGATCACGGTGGTGCTGTTCGTGTTCTTCGCCGCCACCGAGGAGAGCTTCCGGCAGCCGAGCACGCTGTTCTCGATGCTGAAGTTCGCCTCCGTGGTGGCCGTCGTCGGGCTCGGGGTGACGCTCACGATGGTGGTCGGCGGGCTCGACCTGTCCGTCGGCGCCGTCGCCGGCATGTCCGTCACGATCTCGGCGATGACGATGGTCATCTACGCGCAGGTGGGCGGCATCGCGATCGCGCTGGTGCTGCTCGCCGGGGCGCTGATCGGCGCGGTGAACGCGCTGCTCATCGTCGTGCTGCGGATCCCCGACCTGCTCGCGACGCTGGCCTCGATGTTCGTGGTCATGGGCCTCAAGCTCGTGCCCGTCGACGGGCAGTCGGTGTCGTCCGGGATGGTGCTGCGCGACGGGAGTGTGGCCCCAGGCCGGTTCACCCCCGACTTCCTCGCGATCGACCGCGCGTTCGTCGGCCCGGTGCCGCTGCCCGTGCTGATCGTCGGCGTGCTCGCCGTCGCCACCTGGTTCTTCCTCACCCGCACCCGGTGGGGCCGGCTCATGTACGCGGTCGGCGCCAACCCCGAGGCGTCCCGGCTGGCCGGCGTCCGGGTGGGCCGCTACCGGGCGCTCGCCTACGTCCTGTCCGGCGTGTTCGCCGCGATCGGCGGGCTCATCCTGTCCTCGCGGATCGGCCAGGGCGACATCAGCGCCGGCAACTCGCTGCTGCTCGACGCCGTGGCCGTCGCGCTCGTCGGCACCTCGGTGCTCGGGCTCGGCAGGCCCAACGCGTGGGGCACCATCCTCGGCGCCGTGCTCGTGGGCATCCTCATCACCGGCCTGACGATCACCGGCTTCCCCTACTACGGCCAGGACATCGTCAAGGGGATCGTCCTGCTGCTCGCCCTGCTGTTCTCGTTCACGCTGTCGCGCCGCCGCTCCCGCTACGCGCCCGCCGCCGTCATCTGA
- the mtnK gene encoding S-methyl-5-thioribose kinase has translation MTTSIDAPYEILTPDTAIAYVRTRPALAGRIDAENVRSVREIGDGNLNLVFVLTDGAGCGLVLKQALPYVRLVGPSWRLTPDRARHEAEALRLHGQLAPGLVTELYDYDAERYVLALEDLSDHRVWRTALNDGLRHDGAAETMGRYVAAVAFGTSVLGMDAGERAATLAAAVNPELCLITEDLVFTEPYVDAGRNCVLPANEPDAAELAADQDMVAAMGRAKWAFMTRAEALVHGDLHTGSVMVRGADGAVEGPVDSAKAFDSEFAFYGPVAFDLGALWANYVIAAARATALGDDDRAAWALGLCTRTWDAFESAFRARWEDGADGGLADPRMFRADLREHLLATWRGEAWLFGAAKMTRRIVGLAKTSDVETLPPPLREGAARGVLRTARRWVREYPADAAPRRAEEIAGELLRTTATR, from the coding sequence ATGACCACCAGCATCGACGCTCCCTACGAGATCCTGACGCCCGACACCGCCATCGCGTACGTGCGGACCCGCCCCGCGCTCGCCGGGCGCATCGACGCCGAAAACGTCCGGTCGGTGCGCGAGATCGGCGACGGCAACCTCAACCTCGTGTTCGTGCTCACGGACGGCGCCGGCTGCGGCCTGGTGCTCAAGCAGGCGCTGCCCTACGTGCGGCTGGTCGGCCCGAGCTGGCGGCTCACCCCGGACCGGGCGCGCCACGAGGCCGAGGCGCTGCGCCTGCACGGGCAGCTCGCCCCCGGCCTCGTGACCGAGCTCTACGACTACGACGCCGAGCGCTACGTCCTCGCGCTGGAGGACCTGTCCGACCACCGGGTCTGGCGCACCGCGCTCAACGACGGGCTGCGCCACGACGGCGCCGCCGAGACGATGGGCCGCTACGTCGCCGCCGTCGCCTTCGGCACGTCGGTGCTCGGCATGGACGCCGGGGAACGCGCCGCCACACTGGCCGCCGCCGTCAACCCGGAGCTGTGCCTGATCACCGAGGACCTGGTGTTCACCGAGCCCTACGTCGACGCGGGCCGCAACTGCGTCCTGCCGGCCAACGAGCCCGACGCCGCGGAGCTCGCCGCCGACCAGGACATGGTGGCGGCCATGGGCCGGGCGAAGTGGGCGTTCATGACCCGCGCCGAGGCGCTGGTGCACGGCGACCTGCACACCGGCTCGGTGATGGTGCGGGGGGCGGACGGGGCGGTCGAGGGCCCGGTCGACTCCGCGAAGGCGTTCGACTCGGAGTTCGCCTTCTACGGGCCCGTGGCGTTCGACCTGGGCGCGCTGTGGGCGAACTACGTGATCGCCGCCGCCCGCGCCACGGCCCTCGGTGACGACGACCGCGCCGCCTGGGCTCTCGGGCTGTGCACCCGCACCTGGGACGCCTTCGAGTCGGCGTTCCGCGCGCGGTGGGAGGACGGTGCCGACGGAGGGCTCGCCGACCCGCGGATGTTCCGCGCCGACCTGCGCGAGCACCTGCTCGCCACCTGGCGCGGCGAGGCGTGGCTCTTCGGCGCGGCGAAGATGACCCGCCGCATCGTCGGGCTGGCCAAGACCAGCGACGTCGAGACGCTGCCGCCACCGCTGCGCGAGGGCGCCGCCCGCGGGGTGCTGCGCACGGCCCGCCGGTGGGTCCGCGAGTACCCGGCCGACGCCGCGCCGCGGCGCGCGGAGGAGATCGCGGGCGAGCTGCTGCGCACTACCGCGACCCGCTGA
- a CDS encoding glycoside hydrolase family 88 protein, translating to MTTHLAAEVDVDRAFATVQDQLRRLITEHPLQIPTHTVDGRWHIEPDPWAPLWTGGFLAGILWAVAAHTGDRWWREQAEKYSELVEPRKHDSGTHDLGFIFTPSWGRWYAVDPSDRVRDVLVQAGRTLAANFNPRGRYLKTWVADGSTFIDIMMNLDLVYQAAELSGDTALAEVATQHALTSRRYLVRGDASTAHEGWFDEHTGEFLRAATHQGYRADSCWVRGHCWAVYGFAATYARTGDVRFLRTAIDCADLYIEKTGEALVPPNDWDDPDPEHPYEASAASIAASAMLQLAEILEADGAAYRDYGTRILALLCTPQFLATPGDGWEGLIKHATYHRARGLGVQESNMWGDYYFVEAVERYRLLHGAQR from the coding sequence GTGACCACCCACCTCGCTGCGGAGGTCGACGTCGACCGGGCCTTCGCCACCGTCCAGGACCAGCTCCGGCGGCTGATCACCGAACACCCCCTGCAGATCCCCACCCACACCGTCGACGGCCGCTGGCACATCGAGCCGGACCCCTGGGCCCCGCTGTGGACCGGGGGCTTCCTCGCCGGCATCCTCTGGGCGGTCGCCGCACACACCGGCGACCGGTGGTGGCGGGAGCAGGCCGAGAAGTACTCCGAACTGGTCGAGCCCCGCAAACACGACAGCGGCACCCACGACCTCGGCTTCATCTTCACGCCCAGCTGGGGGCGCTGGTATGCGGTGGACCCGAGCGACCGGGTACGCGACGTGCTCGTACAGGCCGGCCGCACCCTCGCCGCCAACTTCAACCCACGCGGCCGCTACCTCAAGACCTGGGTGGCCGACGGCAGCACGTTCATCGACATCATGATGAACCTCGACCTCGTCTACCAGGCCGCGGAACTGTCCGGGGACACCGCACTGGCCGAGGTCGCCACCCAGCACGCCCTGACCAGCCGGCGGTACCTCGTGCGCGGCGACGCGAGCACCGCCCACGAAGGCTGGTTCGACGAGCACACCGGCGAGTTCCTCCGAGCCGCCACCCACCAGGGGTACCGCGCCGACTCCTGCTGGGTACGTGGTCACTGCTGGGCGGTGTACGGGTTCGCGGCGACCTACGCGCGAACCGGGGACGTGCGGTTCCTGCGCACGGCGATCGACTGCGCCGACCTCTACATCGAGAAGACCGGTGAGGCCCTCGTGCCGCCGAACGACTGGGACGATCCCGATCCGGAGCACCCCTACGAAGCATCCGCGGCGAGCATCGCCGCGTCCGCCATGCTGCAACTCGCGGAGATCCTCGAAGCCGACGGCGCGGCGTACCGCGACTACGGCACGAGGATCCTCGCGCTGCTGTGCACACCGCAGTTCCTCGCAACCCCGGGAGACGGCTGGGAGGGACTGATCAAACACGCCACGTACCACCGCGCCCGCGGCCTCGGAGTGCAGGAGAGCAACATGTGGGGCGACTACTACTTCGTCGAAGCCGTGGAGCGTTACCGGCTCCTGCACGGGGCCCAGAGGTGA
- a CDS encoding N,N-dimethylformamidase beta subunit family domain-containing protein, which yields MSPSPGLSAKPVIGYCDPWSVLPGEPVTFMVSTSDPTFEARVVRVRHGDQAPGGPGVRVTRVPNPADGTYPGADQPILPGSYLQGPPVTAEALRDGATFTAWVYPTRPDLGLQGLVTAWSDEGTGLGLFLEPGGRASLRHGERVVATTTDLRPREWAFVAATWDRTTGDARVTQWPQSTLPDDPATGSAHVTITAPPAFGPPLLLGGHVYQGGARGTYNGRLDTPRVYGRALGVEELVAARAGGTPVGLVADWDFVTHADSVVIRSRVPGGPDAIAVHHPAAGVPGHAWTGSEGAFFRAPDQFNALHFHTDDLEDAGWTPSFTVTMPEGTPSGVYAVQLRSASGEDVIPFFVRAATGLPKSPVVFLAPTMSYLAYANEHSAAEVHAENAAFDITAHFQAEDHYAMAVPVSGLYDRHPDGTGVWYSSWRKPIVSMRPSYHLPVARSAHQLSADLHIVDWLEEKEIAYDLVTDHDLHSEGADLLNPYRVVITGSHPEYWTERMLDALEAYLARGGRLVYMGANGFYWVTSVSPSRPHLIEVRRGRRGTASWRNEPGEDHHSTTGELGGLWRDRGRAPQRVAGVGMTAQGFGPARPYRRTPESRAPELAWIFDGVGDDEEIGTAGLVLGAAGGFEMDRADRALGTPVNATVLAVAAGFGDDYQHVVEEVTTSDSKQGGTVSPFVRADMVYVPRANGGAVFATGSIAFSGALSHNRYDNPASRIVENVLRRFVADTRTPALGRTTTAGDET from the coding sequence ATGAGCCCGTCACCCGGGCTCTCGGCGAAGCCCGTGATCGGCTACTGCGATCCGTGGAGCGTGCTGCCCGGCGAGCCCGTCACGTTCATGGTGAGCACGAGCGACCCGACCTTCGAGGCCCGGGTGGTGCGGGTCCGGCACGGGGACCAGGCTCCCGGCGGACCCGGCGTTCGGGTCACGCGGGTCCCGAACCCGGCGGACGGGACATACCCGGGTGCCGACCAGCCCATCCTGCCCGGGTCCTACCTGCAAGGCCCGCCCGTCACGGCCGAGGCGCTGCGTGACGGCGCCACGTTCACGGCGTGGGTCTACCCGACCCGCCCGGATCTCGGCCTGCAAGGACTCGTGACCGCCTGGTCCGACGAGGGCACCGGGCTCGGCCTGTTCCTCGAACCCGGCGGACGTGCCTCCCTGCGGCACGGGGAGCGGGTGGTCGCCACGACCACGGACCTGCGGCCGCGGGAATGGGCGTTCGTGGCCGCGACGTGGGACCGCACGACGGGGGACGCCCGGGTGACCCAGTGGCCGCAGTCCACCCTCCCCGATGACCCGGCCACGGGCTCCGCGCACGTGACGATCACAGCTCCGCCCGCGTTCGGTCCGCCGCTGCTCCTCGGCGGGCACGTGTACCAGGGCGGCGCACGCGGAACCTATAACGGCCGGCTCGACACCCCGCGGGTGTACGGGCGGGCGCTCGGCGTGGAGGAGCTCGTCGCGGCCCGCGCGGGAGGGACACCGGTGGGGCTCGTCGCCGACTGGGACTTCGTGACGCACGCCGACAGCGTCGTCATCCGCAGTCGTGTCCCGGGTGGACCGGACGCCATCGCGGTCCACCATCCCGCCGCGGGCGTGCCCGGCCACGCGTGGACCGGGAGCGAGGGGGCGTTCTTCCGGGCCCCGGACCAGTTCAACGCGCTCCACTTCCACACCGACGATCTGGAGGACGCCGGCTGGACGCCGTCGTTCACCGTCACGATGCCGGAGGGGACGCCGAGCGGCGTGTACGCCGTGCAGCTGCGCTCCGCGAGCGGCGAGGACGTGATCCCCTTCTTCGTGCGAGCGGCGACCGGGCTACCGAAGTCGCCGGTGGTGTTCCTCGCGCCGACGATGAGCTACCTCGCGTACGCCAACGAGCACTCGGCGGCGGAGGTGCACGCCGAGAACGCCGCGTTCGACATCACGGCCCACTTCCAGGCCGAGGACCACTACGCGATGGCGGTGCCCGTATCCGGGCTCTACGACCGCCACCCCGACGGCACCGGCGTCTGGTACTCGAGCTGGCGCAAGCCGATCGTCAGCATGCGGCCGTCCTACCACCTGCCCGTCGCCCGGTCCGCCCACCAGCTCTCCGCAGACCTGCACATCGTGGACTGGCTGGAGGAGAAGGAGATCGCCTACGACCTCGTCACCGACCACGACCTCCACAGCGAGGGCGCCGACCTGCTGAACCCCTACCGCGTCGTCATCACAGGCTCCCACCCCGAGTACTGGACCGAGCGCATGCTCGACGCCCTCGAGGCCTACCTGGCCCGCGGTGGGCGCCTCGTGTACATGGGGGCCAACGGCTTCTACTGGGTCACCAGCGTGTCGCCGAGCCGGCCGCACCTCATCGAGGTGCGCCGTGGCAGGCGCGGAACCGCGTCCTGGCGCAACGAGCCGGGCGAGGACCACCACTCGACAACCGGTGAGCTCGGCGGGCTCTGGCGCGACCGCGGCCGCGCCCCGCAGCGGGTAGCCGGCGTCGGCATGACGGCCCAGGGCTTCGGCCCGGCAAGGCCCTACCGGCGCACGCCCGAGAGCCGCGCACCCGAACTGGCTTGGATCTTCGACGGCGTCGGCGACGACGAGGAGATCGGAACCGCGGGGCTCGTCCTCGGCGCGGCAGGCGGGTTCGAGATGGATCGCGCGGACCGCGCCCTCGGCACGCCGGTCAACGCGACCGTGCTCGCCGTCGCCGCGGGCTTCGGCGACGACTACCAGCACGTCGTGGAGGAGGTCACCACGAGCGACTCCAAGCAGGGCGGAACGGTCTCGCCATTCGTGCGCGCCGACATGGTGTACGTGCCCCGGGCGAACGGCGGCGCCGTGTTCGCCACCGGTTCCATCGCCTTCAGCGGCGCGCTGTCGCACAACCGGTACGACAACCCGGCATCCCGCATCGTCGAGAACGTGCTCCGCCGCTTCGTCGCCGACACCCGGACGCCGGCCCTCGGCCGCACCACCACGGCAGGGGACGAGACGTGA
- a CDS encoding ATP-binding cassette domain-containing protein — MNANRPPILQLDRVSKRYGPVTALCDVSLTLHAGEVLGLIGDNGAGKSTLAGVISGTHRPDTGTVRVDGRECHFRNPAEARKVGIETVFQNLALIPTLSIADNVYLGRELYRGGPAGRPLHLLDKRGMRTAAAAGFARLGVTLPPLTTKAAALSGGQRQSVSIGRAVMWGSHIVVMDEPTAALGVEQTELVLSLIERLKSHDVGVILISHNMDHVLRVADRVAVMRRGRKVADVPLDGRVDGTHLVGLITGAIEESRR, encoded by the coding sequence GTGAACGCAAACCGGCCACCGATCCTCCAGCTCGACCGGGTCAGCAAGCGGTACGGCCCGGTCACGGCGCTGTGCGACGTGTCGCTCACGCTGCACGCCGGGGAGGTGCTGGGGCTGATCGGTGACAACGGCGCAGGCAAGAGCACGCTCGCGGGTGTCATCTCCGGCACCCATCGCCCCGACACCGGAACCGTGCGGGTGGACGGGCGCGAGTGCCACTTCCGGAACCCGGCCGAGGCGCGCAAGGTGGGCATCGAGACCGTGTTCCAGAACCTCGCGCTGATCCCGACGCTCAGCATCGCCGACAACGTCTACCTCGGCCGCGAGCTCTACCGCGGCGGGCCCGCCGGGCGGCCATTGCACCTGCTCGACAAGCGGGGCATGCGCACCGCGGCCGCTGCCGGTTTCGCCCGCCTCGGCGTCACCCTGCCGCCGCTCACCACGAAGGCGGCGGCGCTGTCCGGCGGGCAGCGCCAGTCCGTGTCGATCGGCCGAGCGGTGATGTGGGGTAGCCACATCGTCGTGATGGACGAGCCGACCGCGGCGCTCGGGGTCGAGCAGACCGAGCTCGTGCTCTCCCTCATCGAGCGGCTCAAGTCGCACGACGTCGGCGTCATCCTCATCAGCCACAACATGGACCACGTCCTGCGGGTCGCGGACCGCGTCGCCGTGATGCGACGCGGCCGGAAGGTGGCCGACGTCCCGCTCGACGGCCGGGTCGACGGCACGCACCTCGTCGGATTGATCACCGGCGCGATCGAGGAGAGCCGTCGATGA
- a CDS encoding ABC transporter permease, whose protein sequence is MIGATHARRAASGHAALPNRERLRKVVTTAASYQSGGLAIALLLLCLFFALASRQFLSVSNLTVVLLQVAPVGLIAIPAAMLLLAGYIDLSVGAVAWLCSAVFGILVVDHGLGPLPAAVTALLVGGVWGLLNGVLTTRLNASPIVVTLAGFAAARGIGDALTGKVTRFGFGPGLGWFGNGHILGLPVPACLFLVVLVVGLYLWYSTPVGRHLAATGADRESARAVGVAVRGLPFWAYTATGVMAGLAGLVIVAQLDASTVSIGTGIEVQVLTAILLGGVSFQGGRGSLWGVLFGVLFVGILTNGLVLLNVGPFYVDVAVGGVLFVVALMDVAYQRLEKVPVAAATAEAAPSRNGAVA, encoded by the coding sequence ATGATCGGCGCCACGCACGCCCGCCGCGCCGCGAGCGGCCACGCAGCCTTGCCGAACCGCGAGCGCCTCCGGAAGGTCGTCACAACCGCCGCGTCCTACCAGAGCGGCGGGTTGGCGATCGCCCTGCTGCTCCTGTGCCTGTTCTTCGCACTGGCGAGCCGGCAGTTCCTCTCGGTCTCCAACCTGACGGTCGTGCTGCTCCAGGTCGCACCGGTCGGCCTCATCGCCATCCCGGCCGCGATGCTCCTGCTGGCCGGCTACATCGACCTGTCCGTCGGCGCCGTCGCCTGGCTGTGCTCGGCGGTGTTCGGCATCCTCGTCGTCGACCACGGGCTGGGCCCGCTCCCGGCCGCCGTCACCGCATTGCTGGTCGGAGGCGTCTGGGGGTTGCTCAACGGCGTCCTCACGACCCGGTTGAACGCGTCGCCGATCGTCGTCACGCTGGCCGGGTTCGCGGCTGCCCGCGGTATCGGCGACGCCTTGACGGGCAAGGTCACCCGGTTCGGTTTCGGGCCGGGGCTCGGCTGGTTCGGCAACGGGCACATCCTCGGTCTGCCGGTCCCGGCGTGCCTGTTCCTCGTGGTGCTGGTCGTCGGCCTCTACCTGTGGTATTCGACCCCGGTCGGCCGGCACCTCGCCGCGACCGGGGCAGACCGCGAGTCGGCCCGCGCCGTGGGAGTGGCCGTGCGGGGACTGCCGTTCTGGGCCTACACCGCCACCGGCGTCATGGCCGGGCTCGCCGGCCTGGTCATCGTGGCGCAGCTCGACGCCTCGACCGTGTCCATCGGCACCGGGATCGAGGTGCAGGTCCTGACCGCGATCCTCCTCGGCGGCGTGTCGTTCCAGGGGGGCCGCGGATCGTTGTGGGGCGTCCTGTTCGGCGTGCTGTTCGTCGGGATCCTCACCAATGGGCTCGTCCTGCTGAACGTGGGCCCGTTCTACGTCGACGTCGCGGTCGGCGGTGTGCTGTTCGTCGTCGCCCTCATGGACGTCGCCTACCAGCGGCTGGAGAAGGTCCCGGTTGCGGCCGCGACCGCCGAGGCCGCGCCGAGCCGGAACGGAGCAGTCGCGTGA